AACCCGAGGAATCCTATGAAGAACTTGAAAAAATGGTAAGGGATGCTGAAAAAATTTTACAAAGACTTGAAATTCCTTACAGGGTCGTTTTGTTGTGTACAGGGGATATGGGATTTGCAGCTTCCAAAACCTATGATATTGAAGTTTATGCACCAGGTGTAAAAAGATGGCTTGAAGCCTCCTCTGTTTCTAACTGTGAAGACTTTCAGGCTAAAAGAACAAATACAAGGTTTAGAAGAAAAAATGGAAAAATTGAATATGTTCATACTCTCAATGGTTCTGGTTTAGCAACTCCAAGAACATTTATTGCCCTTTTAGAAAATTATCAGAATAAAGACGGATCAATTATTGTTCCTCAAGCTTTAAGACCCTATATGGGCGGAATTGAAAGAATCCCTCCTCAATAAATTTATATATTATTTTAACCTTTTATATAAAAAGGGATTATCTTATGGACTTTCGGGTAATGCTTCTTTAAGAGAAAAAGATAAAATTTATATTACACCCACTGGCTCACCGAAGGAAGGTATTGAAAAAAATGATTTAGTTGTAATTGATTTAAAAAAAGAGAAAATAATATCTAAATCAAATAAAAAACCATCTGTAGAGGCAGATTTTCATTTATGGGTATATAAAAATTTTAAAAAGATAAATTCAATTTTTCATGCCCATACTTTTTATGCAAACCTTTATTTTTTAAAAAAAGATAAAGTGCCATGTGATGAGGCTTTAAAAAAAGAAAATATAATTTTACTAAAAGAAAATGACTGGAAGGGAAGAGTTAAAAATAGAATAAACGAAAAAACAAAAATATTACATATTAAAAATCATGGAACCTTTTCCCTTGGAAAATCACCTGAAGAGGCCTTTGCGATTTTAGATCATTTTGAAAATTTGTGTAGGATTGAGTTTTTAAAGACTGAAGGTTTAAAAATAAAAGAAGCTCAAAATTTGATAAAGGAAATTTACTTTGAAAGGGATTCAAAAAGAGAATTTACAAAAAATGTTTTATGGTTTGTAGAGGAAGTGGGGGAATTTTTGCAGGCAATAAGGAAAAAAGATAAATCAAAAATAGAAGAAGAAACTGCTGATACTTTTGCATGGTTTTTAACTTTATGCAATCTATTAAATTTAAACCTTGATGAAATTTTTTTAAAAAAATACAGTCAATTCTGTCCAAGATGTAAAAAGAAACCCTGTGAATGTCAAAATATTTGAAATAGTTTAAAAATTTATCATATTCTTAATCTATGATTACTTT
This region of candidate division WOR-3 bacterium genomic DNA includes:
- a CDS encoding class II aldolase/adducin family protein, translated to MKESLLNKFIYYFNLLYKKGLSYGLSGNASLREKDKIYITPTGSPKEGIEKNDLVVIDLKKEKIISKSNKKPSVEADFHLWVYKNFKKINSIFHAHTFYANLYFLKKDKVPCDEALKKENIILLKENDWKGRVKNRINEKTKILHIKNHGTFSLGKSPEEAFAILDHFENLCRIEFLKTEGLKIKEAQNLIKEIYFERDSKREFTKNVLWFVEEVGEFLQAIRKKDKSKIEEETADTFAWFLTLCNLLNLNLDEIFLKKYSQFCPRCKKKPCECQNI